DNA from Triticum aestivum cultivar Chinese Spring chromosome 7D, IWGSC CS RefSeq v2.1, whole genome shotgun sequence:
TCAATCGATTGTTGGCACATGAAACATATTTGCAACTTTGTGTGACTGAAAACTCCAATAAAATGATCAAAAAAAATATATTCTATCTGGTCCTATGTGGGTGCAGGTATGGTATAGAGTAGAGTAAAATCTGTTTTATACTTGGGCCATCATACAGTTCTCGTATTTATGTAGGGAGAACATTATTCaatgatttttttaaatgtgttCCACATGAATAACCTTATTTAGGCTCTGTATATTATATACTTAAACGATGGACCTCATAGATGGTTATGTTATGTTTGCTGTGCTGATATTATCAGTTAAATATGTGTTGTTTTTAACGTCCCTTTTACATAGCTAATAATGTTCGGTGGCCTATGATTTGCCAATACTCCTGCATTTCAGTTTTGCTGTACCACAACCCTTGTGTGATTAAGAAGAGTAGACAAAATGAACGCAAACGTGAAACATGCCTGAAAAGTACTGTATATATCTATTCTGGTAATCTTGTTTCCTCGTTCAAACTCAAGCAAAGAAATTTAAAAGCTTCGATTTCAGACATAGACATTCCAAAAGATACACCAGCAATTTATCTATATGTGCTTATTTTGAAGGACAATTCATTGGTTTTGACTGATCCAAAGAGAGGACTTGCGGTCTGTGGTTCGCTATTCTTTGAAATCAATCTGAAGGTTAAGGATGTGCATGGGAGGGAGGTCAAGGATGAAAGGCTCAGCAAAGGCATGCTGGATATTAATGGCATCACAAGACAGACATCAAACTTCAAATATGGGGTCGAAACAGGCACGCTTGTCAGCATGCACAGCACATTGGAGATGAACTTTGCATTTGTTAGGGACGCGGTCGAGGGCACTGTCGAGATCAGGATCCTTGAGGGTCCTGTTGATTTCCATGGCAAGATCATTGCTACCCCCACCAGAGTTCCATGTGAAATTGTGCTACATGATAGCAGAGTGAATGGCTTGCTCACTGCCGGCGATGATCAAGTCATGCGAACAGCGCGCCGCGTGGTATGTGTATCTGTAGGTGAGATGCTCCTGGTGACTGTTGCTCCTGAAGGTGGCGATGAGCTCTCACCCCACACCGTTAGGTTTGCTTCAAAGCTCAACGGTTATGCCGCCGAGAACATGATGTGTGGTAACTATAAGATGCAAGTGAAGGTCACTTGGTCGATTGTGATGTAATTCCTGGTTTACTAGTTGTGGTATGTATGTCAGGTTTTAGATCCTTGGATAACTTGCAGCATCACTGTGGAAAAAGACGTCTGAGTAATGAATGTAGTCTCTGAATCTGGAAAGCTGGGGATCATATATGACCATGGTTTAATTGGTACAATCCATAACCGGTAAGATTTTTGTGCCCTACTTCCCATGTATTCATTTCAGATTCGATTGTTTCAGCGCTGACTAAGTGACTGTATTGCACGAAGGTGGAAAACCAGATGCCTGTCTCCACATCAGAAGCTACTGTCTTGCCCAGCAGTTTCCATCCTTGATTCACATTTATGCCAAGAACCTCTTCTTTGAGTAGTAGGATAATGCTTGCTATCTCGGGTGCGTGGTAATCACTGAAACTTCTGCATTGGTCTGTCTGTGTGCTTCCATACTGGATGCTTCCTACTACTGCTACATACAATTGACCATTGCTTGATTTATTTACTTATATTGTTCTTTGCTATGCTATATCCTGAACGAGCGAGTCATTCTGCTGGTCCAGATGGACCGCATCATGAGACCTCGCGGCACGCCATTGTCAGAGACGAAGTTGCTGTCATAGACCATATCAAGAAGCTTATACGGGCCGGCGCTGAGATGGGATGACTGATCATCCGGCTCCGAGGTGAAACCTAACTAAGAAAGGCGCGCTCTCGTCAGGCGATGGAAGAAAGAGTCTTGAACTCTTGATCGTCAGGAAAAAAGCTATGGCATGCAAAATGGTTCATGTTCTGATCTTATTCAGCTGCTGATTTCAAAAATCCTAGGTGTTTTTCTTAATTTCCAAAATCCTAGCACTTTGGCTATCCTTTCTCGGCAGTTTTGTGCCTGTGATGGAATGTTTTTGTGTCTGTGATGGAATGTTCACAGAAGAGATAAGATATGGGGTGTATGACATGCAAAACTGCAGACTTTGATGGTGCAGAATTCATAGGACAATAACAGTATATGGTTCTCGGAATGCTGATCTGTAGCATTTCACAGGACAGTAATAACACTACAAGCGAAAATCAAAGGATCAACGATGCCAGGCGCCTGGTGTTCTCTCTACAGGCGAAATCCACCGGGCTCTCGCTCAGCATCAGCAACCCTTGCGCAGCCTCCAGCGTCCTCTCGTCCGGCTCGCTGTCACTGGCAATTGGCAATGGCGGCGGCATCGCCGCTCtgttcgcggcggcggcggccaggatCTCCGCGATGGCGGCGTCGGCGTGCGGGGCGTCTCCCTGGCGGTAGTGCATGACGACGAGCCCGAGCGGGCCGCGCGGCTGGCCGGCGACGCCCACCTGCAGCGCCGGCGACCGGAACGCCCACAGCTCCACCATCgccggctccaggtcctcggccctGGCGTCGCCCGCCACGTCCAGGCCGTTGTGGGTCAGGAAGCTGCCCCAGCCGGCGATGAGGCGGTAGGCGTCGTTGCAGCCCAGCTTCTTGAGGCCGAGCACGTAGGGCCTGCCGCGGCGGTCGAAGGCCTGCACCTGCACGCTCGGCTTCTCCTCCGCCGTCAGCGCCTCGTCCAGCGGGAACGGCTCGCCGCGCCGCCAGCTCTTGCGCGACATGAGCAGCCGGTGCTGCTGCAGCAGCCGGTCCGTCTTGCACAGCCACTTCCCGTAGACGCGCACCGGCCGGGACGCGCCCAGGCCCCTCAGGACGTCCCGCAGCGCGCCGTCCACCACGCCGATCTCGTCCAGCGACGGGTCGTCCGCCGCCGTGGCGGGCGCCGACTCCATGCCGATGCCGGCCCAGAACACGCCGTCGAGCAGCCGCCGACGCTTCTTGCGCCTCTTGCTTGGGGAAGATTGGGCCCGGCGGCGGAAGGCGACGCGAggccggagcgcggcggcggcgcagggcggcaTGCTCTGGTCCGCGGCCAAGATCCTCCCCTCGCCCTCGCGCTCTCCTCCTTCTTCCCCGGCTTTGGCAACGGACGCCACGGGGCAGCCGCAAGATCCGCCGCCGCCCTTGGCGTCCGTCGGCCCATGGCGGCCAATGCCCGTGGCGGCGGGTGGAGGCTTAGGCGCCGTCCTCCGCCGGCGAGGCACGCTCCCGACCTCCAGCAGCGTCATGGCGAGAAGGGCGCGGTGCTGCTGGCAGACATTTGtagggaggggaggcggcggcaggAGACGAAAATGAATACCTAGCTGCTACAGCTCTGGATTCTGGAACATAATATACGCGTGGATACTAGTACTACTAGAGTTTGGTACGGGCTCCTCTCCAGTACTACTGCTGCTAGCACGAAACTTATCAGTGATAAAAGCTTTCTTCTTTTAGAAGAATTTTATTTAGGACagtaaaactaaacctaaaccctAGTCCTCTCACGCGTCCGCGGCCTTTCGCCGTTGGATCCTGCGGCTTGGACATGCCTGACCGTCCGATGCATCATTTTCTCCCGCGTGGGCTGCTCTTGGGCCGACTGTCCTTGGGCTGCTATTCCAAAGGTCAAATCGGATGCCTCTCGCTCACTGCTACGGGTTAACGTCGGATCCCGAAAGAACGATGGTGATTATGCTCTGTATCCACTCCCCTCCGTGAACCCTGTCCCCGCTCTGCGAACCCCCACCCCTCCCACTCCCGCCATAGgttagagagaaagagagaggtgaTTGATGGCAGTCCGCTGTCGAGAGGTGTGCCCGTGTAGCGCCCGAGGATACAAAGGCGGCTAAGAAAAGGGAAACAGCCGCTGGTCAGTGAGGTCGCAAGGTTGCGGACCAGGCATGGAGGCGGGCAAGTAATGGCGATAAAGCTCATCCGTCCGCGATGTGTAACCGCCGCGGTGGTCGAGGAGGTATGTTATTGCCCTatttccttccttttttgcctcCATATATTTTGCTCTCTTCTATGTACCTTCGGCAGCCATGTTTGTTGTGTTGGGTTTGTATCCTTTCCACCTAAACTCTTGAACCATTTGGCAGGGATCGACGTTTTGTTGATAGATAGAGCTGATCTTGCATCGTATCACAAACTATGTTCTGGTGGTGTTTACATGGGTGATTGATTGTCATCATTGGTCATGCTTCATGCCCTAAACAAGGACCCCATGTATATTCAGTGGCAACCGGGATTATGTCAAGTTTTCCATGGTATGATCGTCTTTCATCGTGTTCTCACCGAAGTTAAGACATGGCTCCGGGGCAGGTTAACCTTTGTTTATTCACTGTAACTCTACCTATTTCTCTGTGATGTGCTTTGCCTCAAGCATTGCTAGAGTGTAGAGTAATGGTGTATAAGTATGATAGTTTAAAAGAAGTATTATGGTGTGTTGCAGTAATAATTTTAAATTTTAAAACTACAGACCTTGCATCATTTTTTGTTCTGAATGTGGGCAGTGTGTTCAACTTGCATCATATTTTTGTTGTGAATGTGGGCAGTATGTTCAAGTTGATCTGGAACAATTTGAAGGGTTTCCTCAACACAAAATACTTCAACCAGGTTCACTTAAGCACCCCGAATTATGTATAGAAGTTTAAAATTATAATTGTTTCAGGTGTTTTGCCACTTTATAACTGAACCTATTTGCTATGTCGAACATTAGCATTTATTTGATCCTAATCTAATTCAGTTCGTCATCACCGTCTTTTGGCTCTCGCTTTCAACAAATGCATTATCATGTATCTATTTTCTTGACACGATACTTTGGGAAATGGTTTAGACTTCTAGCCATTCTCTCTTTATTATCAGCGCATCTTTGAAAATAAATGAATAATGTTTCCTCCATATATGAATGACAAACTAATACTATGGAGTTGTCCGGTTGCATTCGGTACATTTATGTTCCATTGCTAATTAACGTTCATTTGTGATGCCTTCCTCACAATGGAAACATTTCTCGGCACCATGACAAAAATGAGTGATGGAACAACCTTTTTATTTTATCTTATGTTGCCGTTCTGTATTGTCGCGGCCACAAAGATTACGTGGACACTGAGCCGTAGTGTGTTTAAAAAAAATTACATTATCCTTTAATAACATGGTGGTGTTAGAAATATCTTAGCAGTGGGGCAGGAATTAGTTAGCCCTTTTTTGGATTTATTCCTCATACTTACAAGTTTTGACTTTTGTAAGTGTGTGGGGTTGACTATTCATACTTGGATATATGTATCTATAAACAATATATTAGTAAAAGTTATTATGCAGATTTTGGATCATCACTGTGCCAAACAAGCATGGAAGCTGCATCGATCATTGTTGTTTCCATAAGATTAGCATTTCAACCCGCTACTTGTTTAACTTCTTTTAGTGCGCATAGCTGCATATCTACTTTTTATGGATTATATTCGACCCCCACTTCATACCAAGAACAACATAAATTGTTGACCATGTTTCCATCCTATCTGTCTGTCTGAGAATGAAAAAGTATCAGATAAAAGAAAGCATGTGATAATGCTGGTAGCTTGAAACTATGGTTCCTTTTTCAGCAGCAATTTATCGTCTTTGGTGAAGAAACTAGATGATAAATACTAAAGCAAGATATGATCCTATC
Protein-coding regions in this window:
- the LOC123166845 gene encoding uncharacterized protein → RRRSRPAVEEAVGVNPLNPRYSEYDPKQREYVYTRFCFDPRLDLDKESPYGPMRHTHKTFGEGFPLFHSANILSVKIVSSDYGYPLNVYGTVIARDDLDRKCVYLFRRDKDNHQFITSEDNSLVLTDPKRGLAVCGSLFFEINLKVKDVHGREVKDERLSKGMLDINGITRQTSNFKYGVETGTLVSMHSTLEMNFAFVRDAVEGTVEIRILEGPVDFHGKIIATPTRVPCEIVLHDSRVNGLLTAGDDQVMRTARRVVCVSVGEMLLVTVAPEGGDELSPHTVRFASKLNGYAAENMMCGNYKMQVKVTWSIVM